Proteins encoded by one window of Prevotella nigrescens:
- the rpsT gene encoding 30S ribosomal protein S20, giving the protein MANHKSSLKRIRQDKVKTLHNRYYAKTMRNAVRKFRNISDKEEAVKLYPTLQKMLDKLAKVNIIHKNKAANLKSGLCHHIATLG; this is encoded by the coding sequence ATGGCAAATCATAAATCATCACTTAAAAGAATTCGCCAAGACAAGGTGAAGACTTTGCACAATAGATATTACGCAAAGACAATGCGTAACGCTGTTCGCAAGTTCCGTAACATCTCTGATAAGGAAGAGGCTGTTAAGTTGTATCCAACCCTGCAAAAGATGCTTGATAAACTTGCGAAAGTAAACATTATTCATAAGAATAAAGCGGCAAATTTAAAGTCTGGTCTTTGTCATCATATTGCTACGCTTGGGTAG